One Thalassophryne amazonica unplaced genomic scaffold, fThaAma1.1, whole genome shotgun sequence genomic window, taattgtgttaaaggaaaaaaggacatacgtcctgcagactgattgccacagacaggacatgtccacatttatACACGGACGTTCGTtcgcacgcacgcgcgcacatttctcggtcaaaggaggaaagatgagcgcagacctgcagctcggcacaagaacaaatacaaaCGAGGAGAGAAATCAGAATGCACAGTGGCGCAGGTCAGAttgtctgcagcttctcctctccgcctcccctcccctcccccgctgcgcgcacctgacgcacacattcctgcgtcgtcatgaaacCACACAAGCTCGAAGCAGACCCGGTGTGAAAGTTAATTGTCACATACAAATTAAAGTTGTGCTTCATGCTCTGTGTTATAAGATTGCTACATTTTCAGAGCTTTTTAAATAAGGGGTAAAGGAGACAGAATATTTGAGGAATAATTGTGTGTTGTTAATGTTACATTACTGATAGTATTTATTTTTCACAATTATTGTATTTTTATCATAGTAACAAAGACAAATGTTTGAATTCACGTTTGCATATATGTTACATGTCATGTATGTTATCATGATATAGTATGGTCATAAATAAGTTAATATGATTCCCTACATACTTTTTATGTGTTGTCTTTGGATTTTGGCTTGTTGATGTATTTGGCTCCTGCATCCTTCTGTGTGTTATATGTGGATATTTTAAACCATATTGGCTGTCAGAATagtatttcagacaagtagggctgCAAGCAATATTGATTAAATTCTTATGATTTTTTCATATCAGTAGATATCAGTCCCAATAAGTTTAACCTAATAGTCTAATATGTAATATTTTAAAGTCTTTTCAAACTTAAACTTCCATCAGGTTTTCTTATAAGAACATTCAGAATATATCAcaatgttattgaccaaataccttTATCAATATTGCAACAATATTGTAGTGATGACTAGGGCTGGCtcaactagtcacgactacgccAATTATTGAAactgtcgacaactaatttagtagccgACGAGTCGTTAATTTTATTTATAGGACATGTCGCATgtgtttaacgtcccagttagcagcaCTGCAAAGTACTAATGATTGTAAATCTCTCTGCACACatgcgctcataattagtggtttctgatgctTTTTATTCCTTTCCTGAATCaggaaacaggtgcatttccaaAAAAACATCTCACTCAGCAGTTCTCtacatttctctgtgtgtgatgaaGATCACAGCATAACAGATTCATCCCACACAGAAACAGAGCAAAACGAATCCGTTTCTGTCCGAAAATTAGATTGGCCTGGCCATTTGATAAATCCTCATCTCCCTGTATGACAAATTCATCCTGGATATTGCCTGTTCAGTCATGGAATGTCACACATTGGAGAAATAGAGCTGTATTGttattttatgtttataaatTACAGGGACTGTTGCAAAAGTTCTTTTACCAAAACTGATTGTGTCCTATGTGTCTCTTCTGTCAGAGGTGGATTACATGCAGTGCAGATTTTGCAAATTCACAAGCTCCAGTCAAGAGACTCTTCTGAAACATTTTTGCCTTCATCACGGACAAGGTGCACATTGGCCTTGCATTCACACAGACTGTGTATGTGTATTTAAAACATCTGGAGCGTTACGATCACATCTTTCAAGATCACACTCAGTAGTGAAAATCCACAAAAATTCAACATTTCAGTGCGAATTGTGTGATTTTAAGGAGATTTGCAGTGAAAAGACTTTGGAACCATCTTGGACATCATTTAAAGAACCAAGAAACTGTACAATGTCCCTTTCTAAGGTGtacctttaaaacaaacattcgcCCAACCTTCAGTTCTCACAGAAGTCGAAACCATAAAAGTTGTacacttgaggattttcgaacaaTTGCAAGAGCTGTTCCTGAAGATAAGATAATTGAAAGTGAGCAATCTGATAGTGAAGTAGGAACACCAGCTTATAATATTGTGAGACCAGATGAGGTTGAAGAGATTGTAGAAGATGTGGATAGTGAGACACTTGAACACAAATTGGCTTCTCTTTCTGTGTATGCAAACAGTGTTGCATGTTTCTGGAGCTGCAACACAAAAGACTGTAGAGGATTTGCATAACCTGCTCTCTTTCTCTAACATTCATACTCTCAGCAGTGTCAAAGAGATCCTTTCAAAACATGAAACTGAAGTAAATGATTGTGTTTTGCAAGAAATTTCTAATGCTATAGTTCAAACTAATCCACTCCTTTTAACAACAATAGAGAAGGGTTCCCTATCTACAGATCACAGAAGGAATATATATTTCAAAGGGCACTTTTCTGTTGTAGAACCCACAGAATATCTGTACAACACAGCTCATAAAAACTCTTTTGTTTATGTATCTGTCACTAAGATACTTGAGACTTTACTCAGCCGGGCAGATTTTTTGAACCAAATTGTATTTAATCAAGAAGCTTTATCTGGACCCTTAAGTCTTTTCAAGACGGCAAGTattacaaggacaataaactactGGGACAGCAAAACCTCTATCAGTTTGGCATTATTATTGATGATTTTGAAGTTTGTAACCCACTGGGCACGTCTAGAAAACTTCATAAGATTACTGCAGTATATTGGGTAGTTCTAAATTTACCAGCCAGATTCCGATCCAATCTCAGTTCAATTCAGCTAGCTCTCTTAGGTAAAAGTGTGGATGTCAAACAGTATGATTATGAAAACTTTTTTGAGCCATTGATTAAAGATATAAGGTGTCTAGAACAAGAGGGAATTTTTGTTGAAGTTGTGGGTCAGTTTGTTAAGGGCACTGTATATTGTGTAAGTGCCGATAACCTTGGTGCACACGGTCAGGCTTTtatgaaagttttactgttgACAAGTTCTGTCGCTTTTGTTTGATAAGTTGGGACCAAATTGCAACCACTGAAGTTAATGATTTCCAATTGAGGGGTGTTGATCAACACAATAAATTTCTGGAAGAGCTTAGGCAGAATGACAACCTTCAAAGTATTAATGGGGTAAAAAGGGAATGTGTACTGGGCAAACATCTACTGTTCTTTCACCCAATAACTGGATTTCCTCCAGATGTTTTGCATGACCTTTTTGAAGGAGTCATCCCTTTGGAATTGTCCTTATGTTTGAAAAATCTGATTTCAAAAGGTTTCATTACATTTGATGCattgaacaactgcataaaatcATTTCCCTACAAATATTCAGACAAAGTAAACAAGCCTAAAAAAATTCCCAGAGCAAGCTTTGAAAAAGGAACAGTTGCCGGTAATGGACATGAAAATTGGACACTGCTGGCTTACTTCCTTTTATAATTGGATGTAAGATACCAGACAGGAGCCAGCATGGGAGGTTTTAATGGACCTCAAGGAAATTGTTGACATTGTTGGTCAAACAGACTCTCTGAGGAAGCATTAGGTTATTTATCTTGCAAACTACTGGCTCATCACCTGTTGCTCACCCGTACCTTTCCAGAATTCAGACTGAGGCCAAAACACCACTTTATCGACCACTACCCACATCTTATTTTGCTATGGGCCTTTAGTGGAATTGTGGACAATGAGATTCGAAGCAAAACATAGCTTCTTTAAAAAGGTGGTCCATGACACtcaaaatggaaaaatgtgctgCTCACTCTTTACTCAAAACACCAGCAGATGATGGCATACCATCTGGATAGTGGAAACCTTTTCAAGCCAAAACTCTATGTTGAAAATGTGATAGTGGTCAGGGTTTCAGAATTGGATCCATCACTCAAGCATGAAATACAGAAGAAGTACCTCATCTAGACGGTGTGTTTCTGTCTAAAACGATTCACCTGCGTGGGACACAGTATGTGGCGGGCATGATTTTATCTGCTGGACAATGCAGTGACCTCCCAGAATTTCATAAGATTGTGACCATTCTTGTCAATGCAGAGGAGGTGACATTCATTTGTAAAAGACTGTCTTCCTGGTACATTGAACATTTCAGGTCCTGTGAGCTTGTTGAACACACCATTGCCGACCTTCTTGCCCTGGATCCAGATGTGCTGACGGATTACCACCCTCTAACAGCATATACAGTTGGTGGAAAGCTGATGGTGACCCCAAGGACGTTCCTTCTCCATTAAAGCAACTCAAAATGGTATGTTCTCTCTCATCCACCCTCTTCTCCTCTCCTGTATTGTCCTCTGCTCCCCTTCCTCAGTCCTTTCCTcttgctctttttttcttctccacCCTCTTTCTTCTCCTTACTATTTCTCTTCTCCCCACTCACCCCCCTCTGTCTCTCTTATCTCCTTTCTTCTCTCATTAAGCATTAGTTTTGTGCTGAATGAATTGAAGGTCTTTCCCAAGTATAGGCCAGTTGAGTACAGTGATATAGACTgtggctttattttatttatttatttttttagttgtCAGCTAAATTATTAGCAAATCAAACATAAGCAGATTGATCTGGAAAAAGGTCCTCATTTGCATCTGTATGGTATCGGTGTCCACTGTCTTCTAATCTGCTTTGACTATTAATTTTCTCCCCTTTTCTCTCTCCTCTTTTCAGACTTTGCTACTTCGGGTAGTTCTTTCCTCCAGAGATGCCCGCGAGTCCACCTTCCTGAAGTACCAGCATCTGTGGGGCAATTGATTGATATACTTAAAGAGAGACTTGAACTTCCAGGTGATTTCTCACTACAGTTCGAGGATCCAGAGTTTGGAAATGCACTATGCAATTTGACGGCAATATCTGAATTACCATCTGAGCGTGCAGTCCTGCATATAATGTGGAATTGTGATTCATCTCCACTTAACCAATCCACTGCTTCAGTGTCCTCTGCTTCAGTCTCCTCCCAGGACACAGTAAGTGTTCACTCTGAAGATTTCAGGCCTAGCTGGACCGATTCTATCCAGATGAACTTAAGGCATGCCTCAGAGTGGCCTCTCCATTTCCTATCCCAAAGTTTTCATATGATGTTGAACTGAAATTGTGTAAGGCTAATGTGTATATGAAAAATCTAAGAAGGGCCTTGTAGTGACAAGAGACATGAAGACAGAGATTTTGGATAAAATTGCACAGGCAGTTTTTGAAATTAAAGGCTACCCCGAGAAAGATGAGCTTGAGTCACTTGCTTCTGCGCTGGTTCTCAAGTATCCATGTCTGAAGGAGCCAGGTAGCATCACAGGCTACGAGGGATGGAAAGCAAGTATCAAACACAAACTTGGAAACTGCAGATCAAAGCTTCGTCAAGCAGGCTGCAATGAGGTAAATGTAAACAGGAAAAGAAAAGGGAGAGATGAAGAGGGCAGTACTTTCACCCTTAAAAAGCCCAAACGTGGAGAGGTCAATCATGTCCCAGATCATCCACAACATGATGATTCTACTCTTGAAAAGGAAAGAGTTGCTTTGGTCGATGAAATGAAGAAGAaacaaaagaacataacagtcatACAGCAGAAGATGGCGCTGACATTTTCCCTCAGGCGGAGAGAGGTCGTGGAGTGTCAACCTATGGTATCTGAGGTCCAGGAGAGATGGCCTGCACTGTTTTCCTCTGAGGAGGTAAGGCTGTCCTAATCTATTTATTAATTCTGATATTCAAATTAGGCACAAGTTATTACACTAGATCAGAggtggacaacttgttccagaaagggccaagagggtgcaggttttctttgctgccactgactccaccaggtgattccaatgattaatatcactttgagcaggtggaatcagttaatcagtgaaatcacctggtgtagTCAGTGgctccaaagaaaacctgcaccctcttggccctttctggaacaagttgcccacctctgTACCAGATTGACTATAACTGAAGAAGTACAGTATTTGCTGG contains:
- the LOC117506149 gene encoding uncharacterized protein LOC117506149, which produces MKTEILDKIAQAVFEIKGYPEKDELESLASALVLKYPCLKEPGSITGYEGWKASIKHKLGNCRSKLRQAGCNEVNVNRKRKGRDEEGSTFTLKKPKRGEVNHVPDHPQHDDSTLEKERVALVDEMKKKQKNITVIQQKMALTFSLRRREVVECQPMVSEVQERWPALFSSEEISEEFHRITSKDLLGTFNASLDKFVPGLLKLYRSKKGALGEKMEDLLDKLDEQTSNIMSHRKTAALRGLPIFFREDATKVFLKCL